TAAAATGCTAAATGAATCACAAAGATACAGCCTGATTGAAAAATACAATTTAGTGGATTCTCCACATGAGCTGACTTATGATAGAATAACCGAAGAAATCGCCAGGCAATTTGATGCTTATGGGGCTACTATTTCTATATTTTCACAAGCTAAGGTTTGGTTCAAATCCAGGTATGGCATCTATGTGGATCATATTAGCCCAGAACATTCTCTCGCGTTGGAAATGGCTGAAAATCAACTTCCCTACTTGGTAATTGAGGATTTCAGCAAAAATGAGCAATACAAAAACCACTATCTGCATAACACCTTAGGCAATAAATTCTTCGTTTCGGTTCCTATTGTACTGGAGAATGAAATTATGGTAGGAGGACTATGCGTATTTGACTCCAAACCGCACCAGCTATCCGAAAAACAGCTCGAATACCTGAAATCCACTGCTAAAAAGGTGGGGGAACTCTTTTGCCAAACCGAAGGCCCTTTCAAAGATTTGACACAGATCACCCCTTATGAGACAGGAATAATCCAAAAAGTATCGAGCATTAATGACTTTGGAGGTTTTCATTTGAATACCAGCTCCAATGAATTGATCTGGAATCCTGTCAACAATCAATTGCTGAAATTAAAAGTGGGCTGGTCCCCGAGGTTTAATGATCTGATCAACCCTACTTTTTCCAAGCAACTCAAAGCGAATAAAGATGTGTTTAAGTTAATGATTGACCTTCAGGCTTTGATCAGCAATGATAAACTTACGCAGCACGCCAGACTTTACACTTTAGAATTTGCACTGCAAAAACCCCTTCACCTAAACGTGATCTACCAAAGAAACGGGGATCACATCCATGTGCTCTTTAAGAATGAGAGTAGATTTTTGGAACTGGCCCATCAGGACTCCAAGAATAAAAGTTTTCTGAAAGAGGTAGAATCCATCTCAAAAATCGGAGGATGGGAATTTGACTTGGAAAGTAGCGGATTTAGATTTTCTAAAAATGCTGCAAAAATCCTAGATATCGCATCCAAACCTACGGCATCTCTAGAATCACTCGATATGGAGCATAAAGTCAAGGATTTCCAGGCACTGAAAAATGGTTTTAGAAATTCAGTATTAAACAAAACTGAATATTCAGGCGATCACAATTTTAAGCTTCCAGGCCAGCCAAACAAGATCCTCAGGGTTCAGGGTAAACCTATATTCATAGATTCAACCTGCAATAGAATAGTGGGTACAATTCAGGATATTACCGAGGATAAAGCACAACTTGAGCTGGTTTCTATCCTCAAGACTAATGTAGAAAAACAGGTGAGTTTTTATAAATCCCTGATCAACAATAACAATATCTACATTTTGCAGCTACAGCCTGAGGGGAAGTTGATTTTTTCCAATAAACATTACAATCAGGTATTTGCCAAAGGAAAATCAGAGGAAGAGTTATTTGGTCAAAATGAACTGGAAAGCTACTCTGCAAAAAACAGAAGCAAGATCAAATCCATTATCTCAAGGTGTTTGGAAGCGCCCGGAACCTCATTTTCTCTCTACTTGGATCGAGTGGACAGCAAAGGAGAACACAAACTCACGCAATGGGATTGCTGTACTATTGGAAGCGAAGATGCGAAACAGGACATACTGCTCATAGGCATAGATATCACCCAGCTGAAAAAGAGTAAGGAAAAACTCGAACAGCTAGTGGAAAAAATCTACCAGCAGCAGGAAAGGTCTCTGGAGTTTGGCAAGATAGTCAACCATAATGTACGCTCGCAGGTCGCTAATCTGCAAGGACTTATCCAACTTATGGATCTCATGCAGACTCCAGAAGAGAAAATGGAATATTTCAACCATCTGGAAACTACAGTCAATAACCTTAATAATATTACAAATATAGTTTCCTTGGTATTGGCGATTCAGAATAACTTCAATTATGAAAAAACAACCATACATTTAGAAGACCTGGTAGATGAAATTCTCTCCGACTTTTGGAAGGAAATGATCCAGCATGCTATACAGATAGACCTGGATATTCCGGAGGGATTTACGCTGACTACCAATAAGGATTACCTGGAAATCATATTACAGGAACTGATCAATAATGCAATAAAATTCAGAAATCCAGCCAAGAAGCTTAAGTTAAGCATACGAGCAAAAAGAACTGAAAACCAATCCGTTATAGAAGTTAGAGATAATGGAATCGGAATAGACCTCAATTTGTACAAGAACAGAATTTTTAAGCTGTACGATACCCTTTCTCCCTCCACCAACTTCAAAGGAACAGGGCTTTACCTCTCCAAGGTCAGAATCAACTCCATGGGAGGTACTATCAGACTGGCCTCGAAACCTATGGAAGGAACCGCAGTATTTATAGAATTGCCTGATGAAGAAAATTAATATCATAATAGTTGACGATGATGCCCTATGCATTCTCATAGCCAAAAAGCTGATCGAAAAGTATTTCCCTACCGAAATCCTTAAATCTATCGAGGCAATCAGCGATCCCAAAGTGGGGTTGGAACTAATTGAAAAACACTTGCAGGAGGACCAAAAAGAGGATTCTAATCCTATGGTACTTTACGTGCTCCTAGATATCAGCATGCCGGAAATAGACGGCTGGATGTTTTTGGAAAAACTCAGTAAAATAGATCCTGAAAACATCGTTAAAGTTTTTATGCATAGTTCTTCTGTAGATATTGCTGACAAAAACAAGGCTTTGCAATACGAAAGAGTGGTCCATTATTTCCACAAGCCACTCAATCAAGCTAAAATTGAAGTGCTTTACGAGAAAATCCGAAAACTGAACTAATACCTACAAACCATTCAGCATCAACTAAACGCTTACTGAAGAGAGACAAAAGCTGGTAACTCCTTTTCAATTGCTAAAAAATGAGTCAATTCATGACTGCTATTATGCAGGGGAAAAATGGAGATCTCACATAAGTATGCTTCCCCATTATTCCTATAATTAACCAAGGAACCCGAAAATGGTATTTCAGCAGAAAGCTTCGCTCTGATTTGATTTCTGGTAGTCAAAGAAGTTGATTTTCCCTGAAGGAAAGTAGGTTTTTTGCCAATAGCAAAATCAGGTGAATATCCGGTCATCGCCTGAAATCCAGGATTCACATAAACGATATTTTGATCCAGATCAGTCAAAACCAATGCCTCGTAAGGAGTGGACAGTTCCCTTCTCAAGTCAATGCTCCAGGAATACTCCCTTGCAAACTTCATGAGCAACTGTAATTCCTCTGATTTTTGCTGCTTGACCCGATAATAGGGACTACTGATATCCCAACTCAGCAATGGTACACGCTTAACTTCACTTTTCCTTCTCATGTGATTTTACTGTTTCATTTAGGGTTATCGAAATGCTTTGAACCAAAATGCCGGCTGAGCTAAACAAAACTCTAGGGCAAATCTTCACCGGTAGTTGCTAAGTTCAATAACCTCAGCACAACCGGAATTTTTGTCGTAGATCAGGAGACCTTATTTTTGATTTTGGTGTAGAGATAAAAAAGCACGACTAAAGCTAGGAAAAACAGAATCACACCCAAAAAAAATTCGATTATCTCCAAGACCAACGTAAGGACAAGAATGGCTCCAAGGATAACTATGGCAAGTATGACTAAGCCTGTTTTTTGCATGATCAATTATTAATATGAACTTTCCTTATCAAATGGCTTGAATTCTATGAATCCCAAAACCAAAGTAAGAAAGTTATGTCAATTTATATCTACGAATTGACAACCGCTGAATTCAATAAATTGTTTAGATACTGGATCTTTTCTTTGAACCCAAATCACGCCAATAATTGAGCTATTTCTACGCTGAAATACTGGTAGTCTCTCCCCTCTTCAATTCATTAATACCAGATTTGGCAGACGCTGCAAATTAGGGTTGACCACAGCCGGATTTTTATTTCATAACTCCTCAAAAGCTATGGTGAAGGCTAAACTGTAGTTGCCCTTTTGCCCAGCTGTTGGTAGTTTGCTTCATCCATCCTGCCTGAACTCTCAGATTATCCCTTAGGCCATACCCTAGCCCAAGGTAGGTTCTGTTACGGTCAAAAAGCTCCACACTGCTACCTGCATTCACATTCTTTTGCCCATTGATGAAGATCTCATTGTAAAGTGCTAAATACACCGCATCCTTTTGCAGACTAGGTTTATTGAGCGGTATATTCATGAAAATATTATATCGAAACCTGGTTCTAAAATCTTGCCCCTCAACCCATCGCTGTTCAAACCTAAACCTATGTGTCAAATAAAACCTACCTCCCACTTTCTGAGGAAGTAAGGCTTCTTGATAGATTCTGTTTTCAAGCACATTGGCACTCGACTCCCCAAAAGCTCCTGTAGAAATATAAGCATACCCAAGTGTGAAAGTAATATTTGCCTCACGAGGAGAGTAGGTGAATCCGGAACGCAGGAGTAGCTGTTCCTTGTCGCTAGCCATATTCCAGGCGCGGTATTGAAAATCACCCTGCATCCCAAATTGACTTTCTTTAAACTTCATGGAGTAAAAATACATGTACCATGCACCCAGTTGGTCCTCATCTATGGCAGTTTGTGCAGAGGCAGAATAAGTAAAAATACTGAGCAGGAGAATAAGGAATGTTTTGTTCATGATGAAAATTAAAGGAATCCAGTTCAGCCCAGAGTCCTGTGGTAGCAATGGCTCAATAATGTGAAATAATTGTGGAACTGGCAATGCATTACACTATGAACGGAATTGGAAGGGTTTCAGCGTATAGAAATCAAACAGCTGCTTCTGACAATAAACTTTAGCCTACCATATATGCTCCAATTGCATGGACAAATGCATCTTTCCTGCGAACCGATATTTCAAGCACCAATCCATTCATCAGGGTGACATATCCACTTTTAGAATAACCATTCACACATTTGAGGTTGATTAAGTGGGAATTATGAATTCTAAAAAAGCCAAAGTCTTTAAGCAGCGCCTCAAAGTATTTCAAGGTTTTGGATACAGTATACTTTTTCGCATTCACTGTTATTACATGGGTATAATTCACGTCTGCTTCACACCTTAAAATATCCTGAATAGTCAAAAAGACATAACCCTCCTTTGAAGGAATACTGATTTTTTTAGAAGTATGGATATGCGATAAGTGGTTCATCAATACTCCTACTCGCTCTTTCAGCTGCTTGTGGTCTATTTTTTCGAAAGCCTTAGTGATAGCTTTATCAAAATCTATCCGATCAATAGGTTTCAGCAGGTAATCTATAGCAGAGAGTTTAAAAGCATCCAAAGCATATTGCTCATAGGAGGTAGTGAAAATCAAACAAAAATCCGGATTGGCAATTTTTGAAAGCAGGTCAAAACCTGTCTTTTCTCCTATCATCACATCTAAAAATAAAATTTCTGGCCGTTCACTTTCCAATCCCTCTAGTGCTGAATCGAGAGAATTAAAGCAGATAACCCGGACTCTATCGCTATAAGGCTTTAAAAATGCCATAATCCTATCTGTGCAGTGCTGTTCGTCCTCGACAATTGCTATAGTCATTTCCATAGTCAATAAGCTAAATTTAGTGGTATGATAATTTCAATAATTGTCCCCGCACCCTCCGGCTTATCAGTGATCTGAAGTTTTCCTTCAAGTCCAGACTGCTCATTGAGGATTCTAATTCTGCTTTCTGTAATGCTAATCCCTTTTGACTTTTTTCCCAAACCTAAGCTTGTTACTTTTCTACCAATCCCATTGTCCTCTACCTTGCAATGCAGGAAATCACCTAGCTTTTGATAATTGATATTAATCTCTCCATTTTCCTCTCTTCCCGGAAAGGCATGCCAAATGCAGTTTTCGACAAAAGGCTGTAATAGCATGGGCGGAACCAAAATATTTTGGGCTTCTAAATTCTCAGCAAGATGGATGGTATAGTTGAATTTAGCAGGTTGTCTTTTATTCTCAACTTGAAGATATAGTTCTAAAAAGGCAACATCATCACTCAAGGATATTTCCTTTTGAACTGAATTTTCAAGAACCAAACGCATCAGTTTACCGAAGCTGGAAAGATAATCCTGGGCATCATCAAGATCATTTTTGAGGATATAATCTCCGATCGAGTTCAGCGAATTAAAAATAAAATGAGGATTCATTTGCGCTCTCAGTGCTTTCAGCTCAGTTTCCGAGACCAATGCCCTAAATTCAGCTTCATTTTTTTCTGCTAGGGCATCTCTGCGTTTCTTGTAAAAATACACTCCGCACAATAGGATCAAGACAATCAAATTAGCTAGAATTAAGCTGTATTTTCGTACTATTTTTTCTCTTTCAAGTTCAGCAAGAGCCTGAGCACGTTCTTTATCAAAATCAAATGCCATTTGCTTTCTGCTTACTGCTACCCTTCGATTCTGGTTGTTTAAGCTATCCTTTAACACTGAAAATCTTTTGTAAGCTTTTAAGCTCCCTTCGAAATCGCTTTTAGCAGCAAACACATCAGACAAAGTTCCCCATGCGGATTTCTGCAAAAATATATTTCCTTGATTTTCACTCAATTGGAGAGATTCTTTTGCTAAAATCTCCGCCTTATCGAGGTCTCCCACTCCAAGAAATGCCATAGCGGCATTGGCGTATGCCGTGGGCTTAACAAAATCAATTTCCAGAGAATCTACCAAATTCAAACTTTTTTCCGCCATTTTAACCCCTTCCTCAGGCTGATCATTTTGCACATAGATCAATGAAAGGTTACTGTACAGGTTGGCAAGCTGAAGTGGATTTGACTTGAGCTGATCATAGTCCAAAGCCTTTTTGAAGTAATAAATAGCCGAATCATTTTGATCCAATGCACCATAAATATTTGCTATGTTCAGGGATGCATTCAATGCTGAACTTTGGCTATTTGTAGCTACCTCTTCAAACAAGCTTAAAGCCTTCTGATATTCCTCCTGCTCATAATAAATGGTCGCGATATTACCTTTTATGCTCCATTGGAAGGCTTCCAATTTCGAATTTTGCTCGGCTATGGCAAGTGCTGTATAATAATAGTCCAGTGCTTTAAAAGGATTGGAATAGCTGTATTGATAGATCAACCCCAGTCTTTCATATGCCACCATTATTCCTTTAGGATAATCCAGAATTTTAGCAAGTTCAAGAGTTTGCAAACCCCAGATTTCCAATTTGCTATCTCCAGGATTTTCAAATAAAGCTTTTTTGAGGAAGTCATTTCTCTGATCAATGATTGTTGAGTCAAGGTCACTGATATCCACAGAATCTACCGCTAAAGTATCTCCCCTTCCCTCAAAAAAACCTTGAGGAATATCTCCCAAAAAATGAAGTATTATAGTCAGTATCACACAAAGGCTCATGGCAAATAAATAGGTTATGTAAATTATGCTTTTAGCACAAAAAATAAGTCAAGTCAACCGATAAATTATTTAAGTATTACATCAAATCATTAGCTATTTCCAGGTGTGTATTCACTAGTTAATTTTATTGGAAAAGCAGAAAAAATGTCCACTCAAAAAATTCAAAGCTATTTATCTAAACCCGAAAAACTATTGCTTGGAGTTTGTGCAGTCCTGTCTATAAAGACAAATATGCCATCCTTAGCCCTGAGGATAGGTTTTATAGCTTTCACCATCATTTTCATACCATTAGCTATCCTGAGTTACCTGATTCTATTTTTGGCTATAGTATCAAAAAAAAGCAAAGCAATCAACTTAGCACTTACAGGCACTCTTTTGGGAGTACCGCTGAGCTATTACTTCCAAACAGAAATGGTACAAAACTGGAGAGGGAGCGGCGGAATAATCAGCTATTTGGTCAGTTTACCAAGCATATTGGAAGAGTACCATAATTATGTTGGCAGTGCTTGGGATATAGTTAGCAATATCATTTTGGCGATGCTGGTTTGTGCTGCTATAGGTGGCACCATTGGGTATTATTTAGAGAAAAACTCAAAAAGAAAACAAGTATGAAGAATTTCACATTTATCCTTTTTTGCCTGCTGAGCACTTTCTTTATAATGGCAGGCTGTTCTGATGGCGATGAAAAACCCGACGAAAAAATCAAATCCGAATACTACTTTCGATTCAAAGTAAATGGGATTTTAGAGGAATACATCTATCAACCAGAAACTCAGATTAACCTTACTGGAGGTAAATACTATAATGAAGAGAATCAACTTCACATTATCCAGGTATCCGGACATAGAAACATCTTTCAGCCTCAGCAAAATACAGTAGTACTTCAACTATTTCATACAGAAGATATTGCTACAGGAATTACCTATTCCAACATATCTTCTCCTTCATCAGTTTTACCGCAATTTTTTGGAATAACCTACATTGACAATGATGGCAAAACCTATTTAGCAACAAATAACAATCCTGCATTTCCCATGTGGGAAATTGCATCTTTCAAATTTGATAGGATAGATGCCACAGGTATGAAAGGTACATTTTCGGCAATCGGGAAAACCTACGATACCACTACTGGTCAAAGTATACTTACAGGAAGAGTAGAAATTACAGATGGTGAATTTTATGTTCCTAGAAATAATGAACTCTAAGTTATTGCTATTACCTGATATGAATGAAGTTGACTAAAATCTGCCGGTACGCCGGCCCGTGCGGGATTTTCGGTTTTGTAAAGGTTCATATTCTCTTGCATTCACTTGAAGTATTTTTAACTAATTCCCTGAATTAAACAAACTCGGCTTTTTTTTTGGACTAATTACCTAGCAAGGAATGGATCTAACCCGAACAGGTCCATTGAACTAGTGAAAAACAATTCTTTAACCCTAAAAACCAAGCTATCATGTCTAAAAACCATGGTCCAAGCATCAAAAACGATGATCAATACGAGGCACTGCGAAGAGAAGGAATGAGTAAGGAAAAAGCTGCACGAATCGCAAATGACCCCAATTCGGGCAAAAAAGGTGGCAAAGCAGAGAATTACGAAGACAGAAGCAAACAGGACTTATATGACAAAGCCAAGGAAGTAGGAATCTCTGGAAGGAGTAAAATGTCAAAGGATGAACTCATCCAGGCATTGAGAAACGCTTAGCTACCTGTTTTTTTCTTCTACAAATGCTTTTGAGGTGAACGTGTGAAAGTTCTCTCCATCTCCCCTAGTTCTAATTCTCCTTATTATAAGAATTCAAATACAAAGGAAATTAGGATCCCTCCTTTAAAACAATGCCTTAAATTAGGTATGGAATAATTTACTGAAATTTCAATCCAATGTACCTGAGCAAACAGTCCGAACTCAGCTACTTAAATGAAAAGCTTAATGGTCTCAAAATCACATCAAATTAGTGACGTGAAATTTAGGAAGACTAAGGAATTCATTACAAACAAACCAAAGATCACCCATGAAATCAAAGGATTTACTGCTCATATTCGTACTTCTTACCTTGGGATCATACTTCCTGGTCAAAGGTTTAGTGGCAGCTACAGCCTTTCTTATTCCTTTGGTTTTTGCAGCTATGTTGACCCTGATCTGCATCCCGTTATCCAGAAAATTGGAGCATTTTGGGGTGGGAAGAGGTATTGCTTCGTTTCTCTGTGTCATATTGAGCTTGGTCGCTTTTCTTTCTATATTCGTCGTAGTTTCAGCTCAAATCAGTAACGTAGCCGAAAAGTGGCCTGAAGCACAAGAAAGATTAAAACCTAGGCTGGAGAAAGCTCAAAATTTCATCCGAGAAAAAACCGGAATCAGTACACAAGAACAGATGCAAATGATCTATGGAAACGCCGAATCAGACAGTACTGCTTCACCTTCCAGTTCAAGCACACAGGCATCCTCAGAGATGATTACCGAAGATGCCAAAAAAACAATAGGACTGATAGTCATGGATTTTTTTGGGTTTCTGGGCAATGCCACGCTCACCTTTATCTATTTCTTTTTCCTCCTATTTTACCGGCATAAGGTAAAGCTCTCGATTCTGAGGTTTTTCAGTGAAGAGAAAAAAGAAAAAGCCAAAAAAGTCATGGCAGAGTCCATCCAACTCTCTGTAGATTTTTTGGTGGGAAGACTAACACTCATCTTATTTTTAGCTATCATCTATAGCATTGGGATGTCCATTGCCGGATTAGAAAATGCCATATTGATTGCAGTGATCGCGTCCCTCCTTTCACTTATCCCATTTATAGGGAATATCATTGGCTATCTTTTAGCCATAAGTTTAAGTGTATTTGGCGGAGCCGAAACCTGGTCTCTGGTCGTAGTTACACTCACTTACGGATTGGCACAATTCGTTGAATCTTATATTCTAGAACCCTACGTGGTGGGTAAAAAAGTTGATTTAAATCCTCTAGTTACCATAGTCATCGTAGTACTGGGCAGTTCCATTTGGGGAATATCTGGTATGATTCTTAGCATTCCTGTGGCTGGTATCATGAAGATCATTTTTGATGCTACAGATGGTTTAAAACCTCTGGGCTATGCGCTCGGCGAGGAGGATCTAGACGATCCCGATGAGCAAGGATTCCTGAGTAAATGGGGGGAGCAAATCTGGAATAAAATCAAAGGAAAATCTAAATAATCCAGCCGAACAGCAGAGGAATGGAATTACTTTGGAATAAGTGCTTTAAGGTCATCTAAGGTGTCGGCATCGTATATGGATTTATCCTTACGCCAACGTACAATTCTCGGGAATCTCACCGCTACCCCGCTTTTATGACGCTTGGAGAAAGCGATCCCCTCAAATGCCAGCTCGAAAACTAAGGTAGGTTCCACACTCCTGACCGGACCAAATCGCTCCAGCGTGGTGCGCTTAATGATGTTATCCACTTGGGCAAATTCCTTATCCGTCAATCCTGAATAGGCTTTGGCAAAAGTCACCAACTCCTTTTCTCCGTTTTCATTCCTCTCCCAGAGCCCAAAGGTGTAATCAGTGAATAAATTGGTTCGTCTTCCGTGTCCTCTCATGGCATAAGTCAGTACAGCGTCTATACTCAATGGATCGGTTTTCCACTTCCACCAATCCCCTTTTTTCCTTCCGACGCGGTAGGCTGCTGATTTTCTTTTTAACATAAGGCCCTCACTCCTTCTTTCTCTGGCCAGTGCCCTTTCCTCTACTACTTCCTGCCAGGAATTTGGGGAAATTTGCGCTGAAAGCTGTAAAACAGGATGATTAGTTTTTGTAACGAGTCCCTCCAGAAGTTTTCTTCTTTCCGAATAAGATAGAGTTCTGATATCATTTCCCTGAAATTCCAGTAGGTCATAGGATTTGAAAATCACAGGAACTTTGGCCAGGATACTTTTGCTCAAATTCTTTCTTCCAATCCTGGTTTGCAGGTCATTAAATAAACCGATCTGCCCATCTATAAATGGCAAAATCTCCCCATCTATCACAGTCCCATCAGGAAGAAAATCCTCTAGTGAGGAAATTTCAGGATATTTATCCGTGACCAATTCATCTCCTCTGCTCCAGATGAATAGCTCAGATTTCCTGCAAATCACCTGTCCCCGGATTCCATCCCATTTGTGCTCAATAGCCCATTCCGATACCTCCCCAAGCGCTTCGAGCTCATCTTCCAGCGCATAAGCCAAATAAAATGGATAGGGTTTGGAAACATAGGCCTGCTCATTTCTACCAAATATTAACTCTTCAAAACTGCTAGTGCCCGGACTCCACTCCCCCATCAGTCTATAGGCAAGCTCATCCTCTGGAACTGCTGTAACTTTGGAGAGTGCCTTAGTCATTAACTTCTGACTGATGCCTATACGAAAAGACCCTGTGAGCAATTTGGTGAAGACAAAACGGGCGTAATAATCAAGCTGAAGCCACATACCTTGTACGTAAGCTTTTTTTTCTTCTTCAGGCTTTGCCTTCAGCAAAATTAGTTCTTCCAGAATCTCTGAAAGTGACTGATCACTGAGATGCTCATCCTGTGGAATTATCAGTGCGATGGATTCTGCCAAATCACCCACGATGTGGTAGCTATCTTCGAATAGCCAAAGCGGAATTTCCGCCAGTTCTGCTGCGTATTGCCGGAGCAAGGTGGTATTCACCGGTCTCGGAGGTCGCCTGTGCGAAAGTATGGCGATGGTCCAGAGTTTATCCTGCTCATCTGCCTGCTCAAAGTACCTTGCCAATGCCGCTACTTTCTGATTGGTTTTGGTAGTGGAGTCCAGCTCCTCGATCAAACTTGCAAACCTCTTCATTAATTTTCCGATGGGTCTGAATTGACAGAATCTTCATTTTCTCCTTCATAACCAGTATTTTCCACGCTTGCTTCATAGCCCACTTCACGTAGGTATTTACTAAAAATATCCGTGTATCCATGCGTACAGATTACTCGCTCAGTCTCGCTGGCTTTGATACTTTGCAAAAGCCCCTTCCAATCACAGTGATCAGAAAGCACAAAACCTTTGTCCGTTGATCTTCTGGCCCTGGCGCCTCTGAATGCCATCCAACCACTGCAGGTACCTGTCTCAAAAGGAACAAATTTCCTCATCCAGGGCGAACCATGTGCGCTCGGAGGTGCCACTACCATATTCCCCAATAGCTCCTTTCCGGTAGTATCCCGAGTAACCAGTTGGGTCTCTGGCAAATCCAATTGCGGACGGATTACTTCAGTCATATTTTCTATTGCGCCATGTGTGTATATTTTTCCTATGGAAGAATCCAGGTGTTTGAGTATTCGCTGGGCTTTTCCCAGGGAATAACCAAAAAGAACTGAGGTTTTGCCTTCTTTTTTATTGTTTTCCCACCACTGATTGATTTCACCAAAAACCTTTGACTGAGGCTTCCATTTAAAAGTCGGTAACCCAAATGTGCATTCTGTAATCATTGTATGGCACTTTACAGGGTAATATGGCACAGCTACCCCATCGTCTTCGTCCTTGTAATCGCCCGTGAATACCCAAACCTCTCCCTTGTACTCCACTCTTACCTGAGAAGAACCCAAAATATGTCCAGCCGGATGAAGACTAAAAGTCACTCCGTTAATTTGAAAACTTTCGTTCCAGTTTACCCCTTGCACATTGATGGCACCCAGTCTATGCTTGATGATAGGAATATTGGAATGGTGTGTCAGGTAATTTTTATGCCCTGCTCTGGCATGGTCCGAATGACCATGGGTAATAATAGCATTCTTTACAGGTTTCCAAGGATC
This genomic window from Algoriphagus sp. TR-M9 contains:
- a CDS encoding ATP-dependent DNA ligase, which produces MKRFASLIEELDSTTKTNQKVAALARYFEQADEQDKLWTIAILSHRRPPRPVNTTLLRQYAAELAEIPLWLFEDSYHIVGDLAESIALIIPQDEHLSDQSLSEILEELILLKAKPEEEKKAYVQGMWLQLDYYARFVFTKLLTGSFRIGISQKLMTKALSKVTAVPEDELAYRLMGEWSPGTSSFEELIFGRNEQAYVSKPYPFYLAYALEDELEALGEVSEWAIEHKWDGIRGQVICRKSELFIWSRGDELVTDKYPEISSLEDFLPDGTVIDGEILPFIDGQIGLFNDLQTRIGRKNLSKSILAKVPVIFKSYDLLEFQGNDIRTLSYSERRKLLEGLVTKTNHPVLQLSAQISPNSWQEVVEERALARERRSEGLMLKRKSAAYRVGRKKGDWWKWKTDPLSIDAVLTYAMRGHGRRTNLFTDYTFGLWERNENGEKELVTFAKAYSGLTDKEFAQVDNIIKRTTLERFGPVRSVEPTLVFELAFEGIAFSKRHKSGVAVRFPRIVRWRKDKSIYDADTLDDLKALIPK
- a CDS encoding AI-2E family transporter, yielding MKSKDLLLIFVLLTLGSYFLVKGLVAATAFLIPLVFAAMLTLICIPLSRKLEHFGVGRGIASFLCVILSLVAFLSIFVVVSAQISNVAEKWPEAQERLKPRLEKAQNFIREKTGISTQEQMQMIYGNAESDSTASPSSSSTQASSEMITEDAKKTIGLIVMDFFGFLGNATLTFIYFFFLLFYRHKVKLSILRFFSEEKKEKAKKVMAESIQLSVDFLVGRLTLILFLAIIYSIGMSIAGLENAILIAVIASLLSLIPFIGNIIGYLLAISLSVFGGAETWSLVVVTLTYGLAQFVESYILEPYVVGKKVDLNPLVTIVIVVLGSSIWGISGMILSIPVAGIMKIIFDATDGLKPLGYALGEEDLDDPDEQGFLSKWGEQIWNKIKGKSK
- a CDS encoding ligase-associated DNA damage response exonuclease; translated protein: MNRPDLLIFNSKGIYCPKAQVYLDPWKPVKNAIITHGHSDHARAGHKNYLTHHSNIPIIKHRLGAINVQGVNWNESFQINGVTFSLHPAGHILGSSQVRVEYKGEVWVFTGDYKDEDDGVAVPYYPVKCHTMITECTFGLPTFKWKPQSKVFGEINQWWENNKKEGKTSVLFGYSLGKAQRILKHLDSSIGKIYTHGAIENMTEVIRPQLDLPETQLVTRDTTGKELLGNMVVAPPSAHGSPWMRKFVPFETGTCSGWMAFRGARARRSTDKGFVLSDHCDWKGLLQSIKASETERVICTHGYTDIFSKYLREVGYEASVENTGYEGENEDSVNSDPSEN